A window of Bombus vancouverensis nearcticus unplaced genomic scaffold, iyBomVanc1_principal scaffold0027, whole genome shotgun sequence genomic DNA:
ttaatttatttgtgttaattctgtggaatttcattgaactacccttattatcataatcgaaataaggggatcgatcagttcgtggcgtcgattatttaatcgtaacgggaacttacaactctcgttgacgtgctatctcgcgatcgcgtctctccgcgaacggtcgaaacaaaatgattcactaaaaactgtcctgaattcctaagaatttatttaccgcaaaactgacaaagtgtttatttaaaaaatgaggttgaaggtagtccttttctttcatttcattcattttcattttctttcttaagtatggctaacacaatatctaatcaattaaaattttatattttcacgtgaaaagtttctttagataattattatcaacatgatgactaactcttacggattaatacgtgtctgtagggcaatccggtggacttgatcggctttttacttcgaaagttgagtaatcggtgtcgctttcttacgcatctttgaactgtataaatgttttaaaattgtttgatccagaatgtaccacaccggacaatcaagaaggcaggtgccttgactacagaaaatgtaaacctctgcaagaaatatggcagatacagtaccgtacagccaccgatttttatagacgatcagtgtgcagataccagggcaatgttacgatcgtttgctgtccgaacgatccaaacaaagagaagagagaaattttaataaaaactgtgtacaagtataaggctttgcgaccaccatactgtggttttagcaacgtctctcataccaggctggtcgatggtaaaccagctgaacttggtacgttttatgtctttctttccgattaataataagccatttactgcaaagaatgaactttaaaggcattaaacagcacatcaatgtacatttcaattagactaaataataatgctatgatttcatcggtagtaactttacttattaacttgaattatttctttcttttacttcatgttagaaagagtatctttttgcttgaaataaaaaattgatataggagtaataatatggatagagatcaaaaactgttagggcagaaattacacgtttgaactttatagttcagtatagttcaaatagaaattatatagaattatttaataatttgtatttcactggaataaaaatttaatttctgtctttatcaaatctctatttcagagtatttgtacgtatgtacttatcgtctgctgtatgatcgaatatcgaataggtaataatcgttgttactcgttacgtgagaaaaaattatgtatattcacaactatgactattgcattttaggcgcttggccatggatcgctgcattaggttttcgtaatccccgacacccagacaaaccactatggaagtgcggaggttccctgatatcggctaggcatgttttgaccgcagcacattgtgcacatatggatggaatagaaaacatacgcaatcataatattgccattcttagattggcggaggaggtgccattttcgagtaagtcctcaaatatatatatatgtatatatatatatatatatatatatatatatatatatatatatatatgctattgagtattactgaagtatcatatcctgaaatttcttactgtacacatatattgtgtcataaagcgtgtacaattctttctcatacttttggtcattcgtttcctgcattttcatttatttttttatttttcagggtacgtatatcccatttgtacgaaagagcccctacgaaagagcaacttcgtcggctataacccccttgttgctggatggggagcattaagatatagtaagtgatatcaattttataataaaattaaacagttccagtcttaaatatctttcttatttccttcgtaggacgaccacgacgtaatgcattaatggtagtacaaatgccagtgattaagaacgccgaatgcaaaatagcttgttccaaatttcctaatgcacctgatatcactgatggtataatatgcgccgaacatgctcagggtggaaaggattcttgtacggtaattaagttacagagttactacaaactatacggtatctgaagacacgtcaattcgaattaacatcaaatcgacgtcttaaacattagaaataatagataaacacaattcaatagttttgcccacttctcacacctcattatggtatttaatctaatttccttctaatcttagttttgctcaaaatacatataacatgtacattataaattggagtatttcaatacacaaatcaatagaagattattactgtatataagtataatttcaatacaattcgatcgatatatttcagtatctttgattaaaaatttaacgatcctttcaggctgaccgcggcggaccactgctgatacaacatgaattaacctcgtatttaataggtattgtgtcttatgcttataagtgcggcacagctggctatcccagcgtttacactagggtcacatcgtaccttgacttcattctccaagcgatgcaataatatgatattactgttccataaatatcattgtgtaaaaaacctaaagttggattttcttattgtggagatcagaaacagcacaaatttgcattgttttgtacgttacaaattataggcttaaaatgtacgaaatgtaactttgaaacgacactaattttctacgcacgataaacctccacgacttaggtatgtaaagatgataaacgtatattaattctattaatttggtaataataaaccaactttctgagaagttctgtaaatttcgtttctgttgtatcaagagaacaATGGAaaattccacttagatcgtatacttcttgtatgtacatacaaaattttccggctaatctaaaacacttcataagatagagagattctggagattcggacacagagagtgcataaaatacaagataagtctcgtgtctttcaaaattattttttattcgctaaaaacgtcctgtgtactcatgcaatcacatgcaacctcgaaacttcgcttattttttatcactttccaattcaatacactgtttctgcatttttgactatatgtaagagaaatttccattcagccaaaggtgtacttacaaattatagattcctatacgactctcggtaaaaatttatccgcactccagatagttaaaatttctgtcgaccgtattgatccatctgcactcttcgtatgacgtcaatatctgttcagtgctgctgcgtaggtttcattatgttacgtcaattcgtttgtgaccgttgcgcgagtaatggcgctttgcaatggcgatttgcaggaaaacagtgcaggatgctgtgattcgtttcttgtggtcggaggttaagtttgatgcctatatttatcaaagatttaatgcacattatggagaaagtgttttgtcacgaagtgtgtttgaatgggcacaaaagttcaaagaagatcgcacaagtgttatgaaaaaacagctggacgcccgtccacatccacgatgacaacattgaacgtgctatctatggaatagacgagtgacactggataatgtggcaaatcatttggaaatcagccacggctctgcttatgcaatagtgcacgacagatttgggttttaaaaagtttgtgcgagatggatgccgagaaagctgatgaaaaggtgaagacgacgatgcattcgtggttcgcagctcagcccaaaacattttttaatgagaaaatacgaaggtccttcagcaaatggacaaagtgtatacagaaattgagtgattatgtcaaaaaatgatgtatgtcttttttgacaattgcttaaaataaattctacaccgacagagcgggtaactttttactcaccctcgtaagacacttaaatttccaatctattatgatgaataaaagagcttatactattaaatctaattgtattttgttgcatgagagtacacgtgtatgtgatgtacattacctctATATCCcgttgaacgcttcaatattgcgcatatatactatattttgtacagcttctataaaattttgtatgtttgtttaggctgttaatcgagaggctggagtacaaagaagtggcacaatgatgtgggctgatgacatttataattatcaaggaattacccctacattcgctcaggtatatatcgttgactataatgtatttaacatatatgattgttagaatattaataattaatttttaattctatcagaattttaatgaaactgtcccttgggaaggaagaactgataccttgatatcagggtttgtacatcctatatatacgacaaattttagaacatcatataacgaagaaccagatcgtcgtggccatgtgatgtgaataaaaggacttgaatttgatgatatttttataatgttagataacataactaagtatcttcacagtaagataggatgacatggtttacatgatcttaatgttgttcacttgagtgatgatattataaggaaaagtgtaatatcacaggtagggtgattcataatttagaactactaactcatgtatgtattaaaaattaaagaaatatattaaattttataggatatttatgtttagtaaccagtaattcagagattggtattcattactatatattggtattcgttactataacgaggctgtagaaacgcacccttccttctttgcaaatggtcctgtatttatgtctaagccgaaactggaacctctgaataatttagatttattcttgtcattttctaaaatacttatctacagtataccataaggaatgataccgtatcccacctaatcaagtgccttaagaaacatcaacaggatatcacagtaatcccttatcgactgatatgtaagtaaaagttatgtgtcattgttatacacagttatgtgttagtgttatacacagttatttatcattttctattaattcagttgtagccactacaatatctatgacaccggtagtaattataagatcaataatgatgttctataagaggaaatgatgattaggaacaaaaacttacaggtaagtcaaagtatatgttatttgccatttgaaaagaaagttactaacttagaattttttgataaataacaattgtgcaaaatatattggatttcaaatttgtcaaaaattgaaatttaagaagcattgtaataatataacattaatattttgatttttcaggagatatcatgcggtggatggataatatgtaaaaaatattaagcagtatatgaattttcatattgcgtagagataacaaaatgaattttaaaaaatgtcgacatggtaataagaaatagcatcatgacaaagaatatataaacacagtttcattttttataaataaaaatttgttgttccagattttgaaatatagtgaaacgtttaattagtatcttaatatctttaaataattattattttagaatcaattgtaattgtatcatacgtacttttgaattcgtgcaagaacatatgtaattttgaagtagttattattaggaaattgttagacgcgaacagtatgcgaaaagttagtatgcagtgtaataattatcaatcaaaacacaagaattaaattcttgaggaaaaaatttccggaatttcttatttacatgattataaagaaatccataataaaaatccataataaatgctttctaatacttctcttccttgtaatgcctacgttaataataacgaggttcgactttttgtttttagagggatactggaaaatttgaaagtacagtaccattgggaagaaaatcacgatattgaaaacgatatttgcaagtaaatttccaaaaaatctgttttcaaattttcgctttctatttcacattaaaagaaagggctgccttctttctctgcaagacaaaacaaacattctgaatctcgtatcaatgaatgatgtcaataagttatttttcttttcagattgaacaatattccagatttattcataatttcatactacgcgaagaatagactttcatgggtatataaaggaaatattaagtataggaaaactctttttcgttgtaggtgacatatgcttcacggttgaacacatgtatttttgaacacatataaatgaaaaagtactcttatggagaaaaagaattgataccttcgattgacattagataatgtatataaacttatgaacaatcactatcggtttgtattttaggtgcacacgcagatttgttggagttcttataaaatgtacatcctgtacgaacgttttattcttccaaattttacgatactatgtctcatataataactatatggattaaacgtaatataaatgatccgaaaatagactcgaacgacattaattgtctttctatttatatcaatatcgaaaatacaagtaaagctggaacaatagtatgcaagaatggactatttattattttaaaccaaatcatagcatattcagaatgcacagtattatcatgaaatgtaaatgaatcagttgtaaacgaacgattttactgtaaaatcattgcctcctttttttcatctgaaatatagcagcaatgagtacattcttttaatatataataaaacgagatatctttataaagttacatatgtcatcactggtaactgttatctcgtatgacaccaaatataccgttagtatggaatgatatttttatgaagatgtactttaatgatagattttatgaatgaaacgttatataagaaaaattatctcttgttattccatgatgtgtagtagctaatgaagattaattttacaaagtattggagcaaaagagaattaaaaaattaaaaagatctaaataagattgttcgtgtggcttaattatctcaattctggtacaccacttgttacattttaactaattagcgctaaacaataacttgcaaatattaaagatattaacaccttaatattaacacctaaaggttttcaggaaattttataatatttgattattgtatatctagtcattgattgataaaatttcttgtataagcatagatcgaggttgacgtcatacgcagattgcatatcattgacaggtatcgttttaatttattttatggctagaatcatttgaatattatacgaataattatttccattcgaacgattaataaatcacgtacctataaaagatatattatgaaaaagacgtgacgaaacaaaaaaatattggaaattccgttgtcattagatcaattatttttgcaatgatttttatttccatgtaattacatatgaaatgggtaattcattaacatctcctcgaatcgaatataattcgttacacttcacaacgattcaaataatggacgggaaatatataataactttcctgtccttgcgttaaaatagtactgtacaaatcagatgatacaggaaatacccaaaaaacccaattacatccacattgcatgacagcacacttgcgatggatttttgtgatttcaatgtcacagacaatgacacaactaatcagaacacgttcgaggctatagacattgaaattaccgcgtgtttaatacgtttaaagcataaatctaaatttcacgcgattatttctttgtacattgtgaaactcttaaattatcttaatcgaataaataatcctaatgtaataaaacatcttgaaatagacctaaatatctgaaacagaaactcgaaggataagaaatcctaaaaggtactaatcctaaaataacaaactcctaaataataaacaagtgataaaacctgttataaacaataaaccttacctggaataatcaaatcctaactaatcgaaaataaaataaggcaagcaattcttaatctttcaagtaatttttccgaaaacacagaaagatagagaaattaaaaagacgcagcacaaattgcagcacaatgaaagtttcagagcgatgaatacgatcgtattaaactaaataattttcaaaagtgaaattacactgaaacgtatatcgatgatatttgtcatttctacgatctgtttcgcttgatcgtgcttcttttctgatgtaaattcaatttataatacgaactaagtttcctttattattattagtcctgcgtctttttaattcgtcacttcttttatttcagaacaatgacgggctccaagatgctgttcggatgtttggcgttaattgcttttctgcatccattagttcacgtttgtacttcgagtagtacagctcaaggtttgtacttcgagttgtctttttccatgcacttcaaattccaatacgatctggtcacgtggccttcgtacaatttcgaaattttacctgtttggtaatcgtcaatgaaaaaagaagttatgcgtgacctcaacacattgaaacaatttttatgattttttatttgccggttggtcagcaagttaatggaaaaatttcacttaactattcgcgttaatttcttcggtttaacttttgggaaatgcttcgttagcttcgggaatattccaacgattcgttttacgtacaaaataagcatgataaatattacatcacggtaatgtaatatcggaatatattaaaggtgtaattttgtccgattaattataatttattaataatggattgaaaatacagatattagttagacagagaaacgatgtttgattaacaggaaaactaaatgcaacgctcgtatttacaacaaataacttgacaactatttggtaactctctctctctctctctctctctctctctctctcactagcaactctaacactcgacaacactcgcaactcaattctaacgactctatgcttcgacgtctcgatcaactctgattctcgcaacacgcacacttttcgattcgccttggatagcgaaaccgtccttcttctaacgttgtctattgtttccctcatacctatgtaagaactaccaactacgtg
This region includes:
- the LOC143304221 gene encoding ectonucleotide pyrophosphatase/phosphodiesterase C27A7.1-like; amino-acid sequence: MMWADDIYNYQGITPTFAQNFNETVPWEGRTDTLISGFVHPIYTTNFRTSYNEEPDRRGHVM